From the genome of Sphingobacterium kitahiroshimense, one region includes:
- a CDS encoding glycogen synthase: protein MKVIHLSVECFPVAKVGGLADVLGALPKYQRKLGVDASVVMPWYNRKFTQENKFDHIASGAFYQGSELLHYEILKEADDLLGFPLYLIRIPGKLDREEVYCYPDESEQWLSFQHAFLHWLKADGIQPDLINCHDHHVGLVPFLLKYSYEFQQFSHVKTLFTVHNGQYQGWMNWSKGILLPSFDTWRWGLLDWDGVINPMAAAVKCCDAFSTVSDGYLKELFIEANDLQSLFASESQKGYGIVNGIDTDYWNPQLDTLIDSNYNLNTVEKGKSQNKKSLCEQYKLDPSLPLMSFIGRFAIEKGADLLAEIIDQLLGNIKSKMSIFILGSGDQDIQDALQQVLEKYPKQLAVYFGYNESLAHQVYAATDLLLMPSRVEPCGLNQLYALQYGTIPVVRGIGGLKDTVIDVKDTGGYGIVFPEAHVEDAVQGVIRTLEIVNQADLLSEIRQREMHLDFSWNKSAQKYLDLYTKLLK, encoded by the coding sequence ATGAAAGTAATACATTTAAGTGTTGAATGTTTTCCGGTAGCAAAGGTAGGCGGACTGGCAGACGTATTGGGAGCTTTACCTAAATATCAGCGTAAACTTGGTGTTGACGCATCCGTTGTTATGCCTTGGTACAATCGGAAATTTACACAAGAAAATAAGTTTGATCATATTGCTTCCGGAGCTTTCTATCAAGGATCGGAATTATTACATTATGAAATTTTGAAGGAAGCAGATGATCTACTTGGATTTCCATTATATCTCATTCGCATACCCGGTAAATTAGATCGTGAGGAAGTATACTGTTACCCAGATGAATCTGAGCAATGGCTATCATTTCAACATGCTTTTTTACATTGGTTAAAAGCAGATGGCATACAACCCGATTTGATCAATTGTCATGATCATCATGTTGGATTGGTTCCTTTTTTATTGAAATACAGTTATGAATTTCAACAGTTTTCGCATGTTAAAACACTTTTTACAGTTCACAATGGGCAGTATCAAGGCTGGATGAATTGGAGTAAAGGTATTTTATTGCCAAGTTTCGATACTTGGCGATGGGGATTGCTTGATTGGGATGGTGTAATAAATCCCATGGCAGCAGCGGTTAAATGTTGCGATGCATTTTCTACGGTTTCAGATGGATATCTAAAAGAATTATTTATCGAAGCAAATGATCTACAATCTTTGTTTGCATCCGAATCGCAAAAAGGATACGGCATTGTTAACGGGATCGATACAGATTATTGGAATCCGCAGTTAGATACTTTAATTGATTCGAATTATAATCTTAATACAGTTGAAAAAGGTAAATCACAAAATAAAAAAAGCTTATGTGAACAGTATAAATTAGATCCTTCTTTACCATTAATGTCATTTATAGGCCGATTTGCTATAGAAAAAGGAGCAGATTTATTAGCTGAAATAATTGATCAACTTTTGGGAAATATTAAATCCAAAATGAGTATATTTATTTTAGGCTCAGGAGATCAAGATATTCAGGATGCTTTGCAACAGGTTTTAGAAAAATACCCAAAACAGCTTGCAGTTTATTTTGGGTATAATGAATCACTTGCACATCAAGTATATGCAGCAACAGATCTGTTATTGATGCCCTCAAGAGTGGAGCCTTGTGGATTAAACCAATTATATGCCCTACAGTATGGGACAATTCCAGTCGTAAGAGGTATTGGCGGGCTCAAAGATACAGTTATTGATGTGAAAGATACAGGTGGATACGGTATCGTATTTCCCGAAGCACATGTTGAAGATGCAGTACAGGGTGTGATAAGGACTTTAGAAATAGTTAACCAGGCCGATTTGTTGTCAGAAATTAGACAAAGGGAAATGCATTTGGATTTTTCATGGAATAAGTCAGCTCAAAAATATTTGGATTTGTACACTAAATTATTGAAATAA
- the glgB gene encoding 1,4-alpha-glucan branching protein GlgB, which yields MGQPVEVFSLLTAFDISLFRAGRHYKLYEKFGSHVVEYSGQSGVYFAVWAPYGSQVSVIGNFNGWNPYTHLLHVRWDGSGIWEGFIPNIGIGEVYKYHINSMAGEQLEKADPFALISELPPQTASIVGTTWYEWEDKNWMSQRAQFNSLDKPMSVYEMHLGSWQRDPSDPDRLLSYREIADRLVPYIIETGFTHVEFLPVMEHPFYPSWGYQIAGYFAASSRYGGPQDLMYLIESLHKHNIGVILDWVPSHYPGDAHGLYRFDGSFLYEHEDIRKGFHPDWKSYIFNYGRNEVRSFLISNALFWLDRYHVDGLRVDAVASMLYLDYSRNEGEWEPNKFGGRENLEAVEFLKEFNEAVYHHFPDVHTIAEESTSWPGVSKPTSVGGLGFGMKWMMGWMHDTLDYFKEDPINRRYHHHKLTFATVYAYHENFMLPLSHDEVVHGKKSLLYKMPGDEWQKFANLRALYLYMFTLTGTKLLFMGDEFAQTAEWNENKSLDWHLLDYSPHKGMLRFVTALNRVYKSQPALYQKAFVGDGFQWVEQGDYTNSVYAYLRKGYEEKDNLLVILNLTPVVRKEFRIGIPKNGVWEEILNSDQLEFNGSGLIGEAYNSTHVHWMGFEQSITITLPPLGGIILKRKA from the coding sequence ATGGGTCAACCAGTAGAAGTATTTTCGTTACTTACAGCATTCGACATATCATTATTTAGAGCTGGAAGACATTACAAATTATATGAGAAATTTGGATCTCATGTTGTTGAGTATAGCGGTCAATCAGGAGTTTATTTTGCCGTATGGGCACCTTATGGAAGTCAAGTTTCCGTCATTGGAAATTTCAATGGCTGGAATCCTTATACACACCTTTTGCATGTGCGTTGGGACGGAAGTGGTATCTGGGAGGGATTTATTCCAAATATTGGAATAGGAGAAGTATATAAATATCATATTAATTCGATGGCAGGAGAGCAATTGGAAAAAGCTGATCCTTTTGCGTTGATTAGTGAGTTACCACCACAAACTGCGTCAATTGTCGGTACAACTTGGTATGAGTGGGAGGACAAAAACTGGATGTCACAAAGAGCTCAGTTTAATAGTTTGGATAAACCTATGTCGGTGTATGAAATGCACTTGGGTTCCTGGCAACGTGATCCTTCAGATCCCGATCGTTTGCTTTCCTATCGCGAAATTGCAGATCGATTAGTTCCCTATATAATAGAAACAGGATTTACACATGTCGAGTTTCTTCCTGTTATGGAACACCCCTTTTATCCATCTTGGGGTTATCAGATTGCGGGTTATTTTGCTGCATCTTCACGCTATGGGGGACCACAAGATTTAATGTATTTGATCGAATCTTTACATAAGCATAATATCGGTGTAATTTTAGATTGGGTACCTTCACATTATCCTGGTGACGCTCATGGATTATATCGTTTCGATGGTAGTTTCCTTTACGAGCACGAAGATATAAGAAAGGGCTTTCATCCAGATTGGAAATCATATATCTTTAATTATGGTCGAAACGAAGTGCGATCATTCCTCATTAGTAATGCGCTCTTTTGGTTGGACCGGTATCATGTGGATGGTTTGCGTGTGGATGCCGTTGCTTCCATGCTTTATCTTGATTATTCGCGTAATGAAGGCGAGTGGGAACCCAATAAATTTGGAGGAAGAGAAAATTTGGAAGCTGTAGAGTTTTTAAAAGAATTTAACGAAGCTGTTTATCATCATTTCCCAGATGTTCATACCATCGCAGAGGAATCAACATCTTGGCCTGGTGTAAGTAAGCCAACATCTGTAGGAGGATTAGGTTTTGGCATGAAATGGATGATGGGTTGGATGCATGATACGTTAGATTATTTCAAAGAAGATCCTATTAATCGCCGATATCATCATCACAAATTGACTTTTGCAACTGTGTATGCATATCATGAAAATTTTATGTTGCCCTTATCTCATGACGAAGTTGTGCATGGAAAAAAATCTCTTTTGTATAAGATGCCGGGTGATGAATGGCAAAAATTCGCAAATTTAAGAGCACTTTATTTGTATATGTTTACATTAACCGGGACGAAACTGTTATTTATGGGTGATGAATTTGCACAAACAGCAGAGTGGAATGAAAACAAATCTTTGGATTGGCACTTACTGGATTATTCGCCACATAAAGGTATGCTTAGATTTGTTACCGCCTTAAATCGTGTGTACAAAAGTCAACCTGCACTTTATCAGAAAGCTTTTGTAGGCGATGGGTTTCAATGGGTAGAACAAGGAGATTATACCAATAGCGTGTACGCGTATTTACGCAAGGGATATGAAGAAAAAGACAACTTATTAGTCATATTAAATCTAACCCCAGTTGTTAGAAAAGAATTTAGGATAGGTATACCAAAAAATGGCGTATGGGAGGAAATTTTGAATTCAGATCAATTAGAATTTAATGGGAGTGGACTGATCGGCGAAGCTTACAATTCAACACATGTTCACTGGATGGGTTTTGAGCAATCGATAACGATAACTTTACCACCTTTAGGAGGTATAATATTAAAACGAAAAGCATAA
- a CDS encoding glycoside hydrolase family 31 protein, producing MGDSIKKEEIANDLLDANSSEDNVHHVNNPVLDLPTIEKKYLARVRACSKDRNTFYFTDGIAKVEIRIVSDEIIRVRLAPQGSFLDDFSYAVIDTDQHAVSFSVDEDETSYYVKTNKVICAIRKTDFLVSFQDLSGKVFNTDDKPMHWEENPDFGGYYVYCSKKAHEDEAFFGLGDKATNLNLRGKRFKNWNSDTYGYAFNQDPLYKTIPFYIGVTGGEAYGIFFDNTFRTFFDFASENKQRTSFWSEGGEMQYYYIHGPNMIDVVKRYHSITGTHYMPPLWGIGYHQCRWSYYPEQNVRDITAEFRKREIPCDAIYLDIDYMDGYRCFTWDKKYFPDPKKMISDLAANGFKTVVMIDPGIKVDENYWVFKEGQQNRYFCRRGDDYFMEGFVWPGRCQFPDFTNPTVREWWGTLYKGLVDDGVAGFWNDMNEPAVFGRGTFPDDVRHNYDGYRGSHRKAHNIYGMQMVRATYDGLKKLYKNKRPFTITRAAYSGTQRFSSVWTGDNIATWEHLRIGLLQLQRLSVSGLSFCGTDIGGFTGEPDGELFTRWMQFGVFSPFMRVHSAGDTRDREPWSFGPEWEAICKKFIEMRYKLLPYIYTIFWQQHRYGEPILRPISLVEQHIPKNLIREEEFCFGDKILVSPVLNPGQKNKVVYLPEGEWYYYFNLQKYVGLQEHTIDTPLDEMPIFVKGGSIIPEYPVMQYTFQQKIDALKLNVYFSRGKFDSYTYADHGDTFAYEQSVYAEKHFLLEGTDNSLVILQQVEGLYNERFDDYKIYLIGIPFEVRTVKADGVELNLLKDESGNDYIQVEKDFRNLIIT from the coding sequence ATGGGAGACTCGATAAAAAAAGAGGAAATTGCAAATGATCTGTTAGATGCAAACTCGTCTGAAGATAATGTACATCATGTTAATAATCCTGTATTAGACCTTCCTACTATAGAGAAAAAATACCTGGCTAGAGTAAGAGCATGCTCTAAGGATCGGAATACATTTTATTTTACAGATGGTATTGCTAAAGTGGAAATTCGAATAGTTTCTGATGAAATTATTCGCGTTCGTTTGGCTCCTCAAGGATCTTTTTTAGATGACTTTTCTTATGCTGTTATCGATACAGATCAGCACGCAGTATCGTTTTCTGTAGATGAAGATGAAACAAGTTATTACGTGAAAACAAATAAGGTGATCTGCGCTATCCGTAAAACAGATTTTTTGGTTTCATTTCAAGATCTTTCAGGTAAAGTATTCAATACCGATGACAAACCAATGCATTGGGAGGAAAATCCAGACTTCGGCGGTTATTATGTCTATTGCAGCAAAAAGGCACATGAAGATGAAGCTTTCTTCGGCTTGGGAGACAAAGCAACAAATTTAAATCTTAGAGGTAAACGATTTAAAAACTGGAATTCGGATACCTATGGCTATGCTTTTAATCAAGATCCCCTTTATAAAACAATTCCTTTTTATATCGGAGTGACTGGTGGAGAAGCCTACGGTATTTTCTTTGATAATACATTCAGAACATTCTTCGATTTTGCTTCAGAAAATAAACAACGTACAAGCTTCTGGTCCGAAGGCGGTGAGATGCAATATTATTATATTCATGGCCCAAATATGATCGATGTGGTAAAACGTTATCATAGTATCACTGGAACCCATTATATGCCTCCATTATGGGGGATTGGTTACCATCAATGTCGATGGAGTTATTATCCTGAGCAGAATGTAAGAGATATAACAGCAGAATTTAGAAAAAGAGAAATTCCTTGCGATGCTATTTACCTTGATATCGATTATATGGATGGCTATCGCTGTTTCACCTGGGACAAAAAATATTTTCCGGATCCTAAAAAAATGATATCAGATTTGGCCGCCAACGGCTTTAAAACAGTGGTTATGATAGATCCTGGTATTAAGGTTGATGAAAATTATTGGGTGTTCAAGGAAGGACAGCAAAATAGGTATTTCTGTCGTCGAGGTGATGATTATTTTATGGAAGGTTTTGTATGGCCTGGAAGATGTCAGTTTCCCGATTTTACAAATCCAACTGTAAGGGAATGGTGGGGTACTTTATACAAAGGCTTGGTTGATGACGGAGTTGCTGGATTTTGGAACGATATGAATGAACCTGCTGTTTTTGGAAGAGGTACATTTCCGGATGACGTAAGACATAACTATGATGGCTATCGAGGTTCCCACAGGAAAGCGCACAATATATATGGCATGCAGATGGTACGTGCTACATATGATGGTTTAAAAAAGCTATATAAAAATAAAAGACCTTTTACTATCACGAGAGCAGCGTATTCGGGTACACAGCGTTTTTCTTCGGTATGGACCGGAGATAATATTGCAACATGGGAACATCTTCGTATTGGTCTTTTGCAGTTGCAGAGATTATCCGTTTCGGGACTTTCTTTTTGCGGAACCGATATTGGAGGATTTACAGGAGAACCGGATGGAGAATTGTTTACACGTTGGATGCAATTTGGCGTCTTTTCTCCATTCATGCGTGTACATTCCGCAGGTGATACCCGCGACCGTGAACCATGGAGTTTTGGCCCTGAATGGGAAGCAATATGTAAGAAATTTATTGAAATGAGGTATAAATTACTACCTTATATCTATACCATTTTTTGGCAACAACATCGTTATGGAGAACCTATTTTAAGACCGATTTCCTTGGTGGAACAACATATCCCTAAAAATTTAATACGAGAGGAAGAGTTTTGTTTCGGAGATAAAATTTTAGTCTCACCTGTTCTTAATCCTGGACAAAAGAATAAAGTGGTTTATCTTCCAGAAGGAGAATGGTATTATTATTTCAATTTACAGAAATATGTAGGTTTACAGGAACATACTATTGATACTCCCCTAGATGAAATGCCGATTTTTGTAAAAGGAGGAAGTATAATTCCTGAATATCCCGTGATGCAATATACATTTCAGCAAAAAATTGATGCATTGAAATTGAATGTTTATTTCAGTAGAGGTAAGTTTGACTCTTATACCTATGCTGATCATGGCGATACCTTTGCTTATGAACAAAGTGTCTATGCTGAAAAACACTTCCTCTTAGAAGGGACAGATAATAGCTTAGTGATACTGCAACAAGTGGAAGGACTTTACAATGAAAGATTTGATGATTACAAAATTTATCTGATCGGCATTCCATTTGAAGTAAGAACAGTTAAGGCAGATGGTGTTGAACTCAACTTGTTAAAAGATGAATCAGGCAATGATTACATCCAAGTAGAAAAAGATTTCAGAAACTTAATTATAACATAA
- a CDS encoding ABC transporter permease produces MLAIGLIKESAKFALSALKDNRTRTLLSLLGVTIGILTIIGVFSAVDTLRNNIEDSVKKIGSNTLYVQKWPWTGGPDFPWWKYLNRPEPKYEDYLMLKERITTADKIAYMIDIGNSTIKYKNNNASGVSISAGTQDQYSIQNLNVEKGRYFVESETRAGSLVTVLGAVIAEGLFPNSDPLGKYVNMLGRKVQVIGVLKKEGEGVLINTSPDNSAFIPFELARNLVNYDNFSPSIAVRVMSKYSLAEAESEIKVLMRSIHRISPQREDDFSINQTTMITSQLDKMFGIVNLAGFCIGIFSILVGGFGIANIMFVSVKERTHIIGIQKALGAKNFFILSQFLIESIVLCLLGGAIGLSIVFLITLLVKIGTGLAIVVSIKMVLLTVFISTLIGLISGIVPALMASRLDPVEAIRSK; encoded by the coding sequence ATGCTAGCAATAGGTCTCATTAAGGAAAGTGCAAAATTCGCACTGTCGGCTCTAAAAGATAACCGTACGCGTACTTTATTGTCCTTATTAGGGGTAACAATAGGTATTTTAACGATTATTGGTGTCTTTTCAGCTGTTGATACATTACGAAATAATATAGAAGATTCTGTTAAGAAGATAGGATCAAATACATTATATGTTCAGAAATGGCCTTGGACTGGAGGGCCCGATTTCCCTTGGTGGAAATATCTCAATAGACCAGAACCTAAATATGAGGATTATTTAATGCTGAAAGAACGCATAACAACGGCAGATAAGATTGCCTATATGATTGATATCGGTAATTCTACGATTAAATATAAAAATAATAATGCCTCTGGGGTGTCTATTTCAGCAGGAACACAGGATCAGTACAGTATTCAGAATTTGAATGTTGAAAAAGGTAGATATTTTGTCGAAAGCGAAACCCGTGCAGGGTCATTAGTGACTGTTTTAGGTGCTGTCATCGCAGAGGGACTTTTCCCAAATAGTGATCCTCTGGGAAAATATGTCAACATGCTGGGACGGAAGGTACAGGTAATTGGTGTATTAAAGAAGGAAGGGGAAGGAGTGCTGATCAATACTTCTCCTGATAATAGTGCATTTATTCCCTTTGAGCTTGCTCGAAATCTAGTTAATTACGATAATTTTTCACCTAGTATTGCTGTTCGAGTGATGTCAAAGTATTCTTTAGCAGAAGCTGAAAGTGAAATTAAAGTTTTAATGCGTTCAATTCACCGCATTTCTCCACAACGAGAGGACGATTTTTCAATTAATCAAACAACCATGATAACTTCCCAACTGGATAAAATGTTTGGCATTGTAAATCTAGCCGGTTTCTGTATTGGAATTTTCTCCATATTGGTAGGCGGATTCGGTATAGCCAATATTATGTTTGTGAGTGTCAAAGAACGTACACATATTATTGGTATTCAAAAGGCTTTAGGAGCTAAAAACTTTTTTATATTGTCTCAATTTTTGATCGAATCAATCGTGCTCTGTCTATTAGGCGGTGCTATTGGCTTATCTATCGTGTTTCTGATCACATTATTGGTTAAAATTGGTACTGGGTTAGCAATTGTCGTGAGTATAAAGATGGTACTCTTGACAGTCTTTATTTCGACGTTAATTGGTTTGATATCAGGTATTGTTCCGGCTTTGATGGCTTCTAGATTAGATCCAGTGGAAGCAATCCGTAGCAAATAA
- the queA gene encoding tRNA preQ1(34) S-adenosylmethionine ribosyltransferase-isomerase QueA: MKLSQFKFNLPESLLASEPTENRDESRLMVLHRDTGKIEHKIFKDVLDYFDDKDVMILNNTKVFPARLYGNKEKTGATIEVFLLRELNKELRLWDVLVDPARKIRVGNKLYFGDDDLLVAEVVDNTTSRGRTIRFLFDGTDEEFRRNIEILGETPLPKYITRKATPEDKFRYQTIYAKNEGAVAAPTAGLHFSRELMKRLELKGVDFAEVTLHVGLGTFRTVEVEDLTKHKMDSEQFIITEEAAKTVNKAIDLKRRVCAVGTTSMRAIESAVSADRHLKPANDWTSKFIYPPYDFSIANSMITNFHTPESTLLVMIAAFGGYEHVMNAYEQAVKEKYRFYSYGDAMLII; the protein is encoded by the coding sequence ATGAAGTTATCTCAATTTAAATTCAACTTACCAGAGTCTCTTTTGGCGTCTGAACCAACTGAAAATCGTGACGAATCACGCTTAATGGTTTTACACCGTGATACTGGTAAAATTGAGCATAAAATTTTTAAAGATGTATTAGATTATTTTGATGACAAAGATGTCATGATTTTAAATAATACAAAAGTTTTTCCGGCGCGTCTATATGGCAATAAAGAAAAAACTGGTGCTACAATCGAAGTTTTCTTGTTACGTGAATTAAACAAAGAACTTCGTTTATGGGATGTATTGGTTGATCCAGCTCGAAAAATCCGTGTAGGAAATAAACTTTACTTTGGAGATGATGATTTATTAGTTGCTGAAGTTGTTGACAACACGACTTCACGTGGACGTACAATCCGTTTCTTATTTGATGGAACTGATGAAGAATTTCGTCGTAATATTGAGATTTTGGGTGAAACTCCACTTCCAAAATATATTACTCGTAAAGCAACACCTGAGGATAAATTTCGTTATCAAACAATTTATGCTAAAAATGAAGGAGCAGTTGCAGCACCAACTGCAGGTCTTCACTTCTCTCGCGAGTTGATGAAACGTTTGGAACTAAAAGGTGTTGATTTTGCTGAAGTAACTTTACATGTTGGATTAGGAACTTTCAGAACGGTTGAAGTTGAAGATTTAACAAAACACAAAATGGATTCTGAGCAGTTTATCATCACGGAAGAAGCTGCTAAAACAGTAAATAAAGCTATTGACTTAAAAAGAAGAGTTTGTGCCGTAGGAACGACTTCAATGCGCGCAATCGAATCAGCTGTTTCTGCTGATCGTCACTTAAAACCAGCGAACGATTGGACGAGTAAATTTATTTATCCGCCATACGATTTCAGTATTGCAAACTCAATGATCACGAATTTCCATACTCCAGAATCTACTTTATTAGTAATGATTGCTGCTTTTGGTGGTTACGAACACGTTATGAATGCTTATGAACAAGCGGTTAAAGAAAAATACAGATTTTACAGCTATGGCGATGCCATGTTGATTATCTAA
- a CDS encoding 2-C-methyl-D-erythritol 4-phosphate cytidylyltransferase, whose product MIDQSFVLIVAAGKGSRMQSDLPKQYLLMNGKPVLMHTIEKFYTSTKQPHIIIAIDPAMEYFWKSLCQEYKFTIPHDITYGGETRFQTVKNGIAFIKKKQLNLQEIAIAVHDAARPLIAANTIDLAFEQVEVSKAVIVARSCTDSVRMTTADTNYAIDRNHIWLVQTPQIFEGGLLETAYEQDEEATFTDDASVVERLGIPIHIVIGDYKNIKITYPEDLEIAQIYSKV is encoded by the coding sequence ATGATCGATCAAAGCTTTGTTTTAATAGTTGCGGCTGGCAAAGGTAGTCGTATGCAGTCAGATTTACCGAAACAATATCTATTGATGAACGGGAAACCAGTCTTGATGCATACGATAGAGAAGTTCTATACAAGTACAAAACAACCGCATATCATCATAGCGATTGATCCAGCAATGGAGTATTTTTGGAAATCTCTTTGTCAAGAATACAAGTTTACTATTCCTCATGATATTACTTATGGAGGAGAAACAAGATTTCAGACAGTCAAAAATGGAATTGCATTTATCAAAAAAAAGCAACTAAATTTACAGGAAATTGCTATCGCTGTGCATGACGCGGCGAGACCTTTAATAGCCGCCAATACAATTGATCTTGCTTTTGAACAAGTGGAGGTTTCTAAAGCGGTAATCGTTGCTCGTTCGTGTACTGATTCTGTTCGTATGACGACAGCAGATACCAACTATGCAATTGATCGTAATCATATTTGGCTTGTACAGACGCCTCAGATTTTTGAAGGAGGTTTATTAGAAACAGCTTATGAACAGGATGAAGAGGCGACTTTTACAGATGATGCTTCCGTTGTGGAAAGATTAGGTATACCTATTCATATTGTGATTGGTGATTATAAAAACATTAAGATAACTTATCCTGAGGATTTAGAAATTGCACAGATCTACTCAAAAGTATAG
- a CDS encoding MBL fold metallo-hydrolase translates to MIVKFLGTGTSQGVPVIACQCAVCLSNSHFDKRLRSSILISYDDRNIVVDTGPDFRYQMLREHVMHMDAVLMTHSHKDHIAGLDDVRAFNFKQQSSIDIYGTDVLHDALRREFYYAFSGVKYPGIPRLELVEIEALKPFHLFGKEILPLEVMHYQMPVLGFRIDDFAYITDAKTVSHLTKEKLQGLKVLVINALQKESHVSHMTLDEAVAFAQEIGAEQTYLTHIGHRMGLHKDVVKELPANITLAYDQLEIRV, encoded by the coding sequence TTGATAGTCAAATTTTTAGGAACTGGAACTTCGCAGGGTGTACCTGTTATCGCTTGTCAATGTGCTGTTTGTTTATCAAATAGTCATTTTGATAAACGTCTTCGTTCCTCTATTTTGATTAGTTATGACGATAGAAACATTGTCGTAGATACGGGGCCAGATTTTAGATATCAAATGCTACGCGAGCATGTGATGCACATGGATGCGGTATTAATGACACATTCACATAAAGATCATATCGCAGGTCTTGATGATGTTAGAGCATTTAATTTTAAGCAACAGTCTTCCATAGATATTTATGGTACAGATGTTCTTCATGATGCGTTAAGAAGAGAATTTTACTATGCTTTTTCTGGAGTAAAATACCCTGGGATACCGCGTTTAGAATTAGTGGAAATTGAAGCATTAAAACCATTTCATTTGTTTGGAAAGGAAATTCTTCCTTTGGAAGTGATGCATTATCAAATGCCTGTCTTAGGTTTCAGAATAGACGATTTTGCTTATATTACAGATGCAAAGACCGTATCCCATTTAACAAAAGAAAAACTTCAGGGATTGAAAGTTTTAGTTATAAATGCTTTACAAAAAGAAAGCCATGTTTCGCATATGACCTTGGATGAAGCTGTAGCTTTTGCTCAAGAAATAGGAGCTGAACAAACTTATCTAACACATATTGGTCATCGCATGGGGCTACATAAAGATGTTGTAAAGGAACTTCCTGCAAATATTACTTTAGCTTACGATCAACTTGAGATCAGGGTGTAG
- a CDS encoding glycosyltransferase — protein sequence MRIVILGSAYPLRGGGIASFNERLAEHYQQMGHEVDIYSFSLQYPNFLFPGKSQFSDESAPNGLRIFSKVNSVNPFNWIKIGLELKKANYDLLIVRFWMPFFGPCLGTIQRIVRQNKHTKVVCIADNIIPHEHRIGDQILAKYFLNAVDGCVTMSRSVLDDLKEINSKIPATYTPHPLYDNYGPSISLEQARAALKIPVEDKVVLFFGFIRQYKGLDMLLEALGKVELQELNVKLLLAGEFYGDEDLYQSLIQKYGLQDRVYLHTSFIPNDEVGKYFCAADVVVLPYRTATQSGITQVAYHFDLPMIVTRVGGLPELVHDGLVGTVVEPNVAEIVKGIASFYDQNKGSVFRENMKEEKKKYSWDIFGEEIIRLAK from the coding sequence ATGCGCATTGTTATCTTAGGATCTGCATATCCATTAAGAGGAGGGGGGATAGCTTCATTTAATGAACGATTGGCCGAGCATTATCAGCAAATGGGACATGAGGTGGATATTTATTCTTTTTCACTCCAGTACCCCAATTTTTTATTTCCTGGTAAATCGCAATTTTCAGATGAGTCCGCACCAAATGGATTACGAATTTTTTCAAAGGTGAATTCTGTCAATCCTTTTAACTGGATTAAAATAGGACTGGAACTAAAGAAAGCAAATTATGATCTCTTAATCGTGCGCTTCTGGATGCCTTTCTTTGGGCCCTGCCTTGGAACGATTCAGAGAATTGTACGTCAAAACAAACACACAAAAGTAGTATGTATTGCTGATAATATCATTCCACATGAACATCGGATTGGAGATCAAATATTAGCGAAATACTTCTTAAATGCTGTTGATGGTTGTGTTACGATGAGTAGAAGTGTTTTGGATGATTTAAAAGAGATCAATTCTAAGATACCTGCAACTTATACACCACATCCTTTATACGATAACTATGGTCCTAGCATTAGTCTAGAACAAGCAAGAGCAGCGCTGAAGATACCAGTGGAAGACAAAGTTGTCTTGTTTTTTGGTTTTATACGCCAGTATAAAGGATTGGATATGCTTTTGGAAGCGTTAGGAAAAGTAGAACTTCAGGAATTAAATGTAAAATTATTGCTAGCTGGAGAGTTTTATGGAGATGAGGATCTGTACCAGTCACTAATTCAAAAGTACGGTTTGCAAGACCGTGTTTATCTCCATACTTCCTTTATTCCGAATGATGAAGTTGGCAAATATTTCTGTGCAGCCGATGTTGTCGTATTACCCTATAGAACTGCGACACAAAGCGGTATTACCCAAGTAGCCTATCACTTTGATCTTCCTATGATCGTTACTCGAGTAGGCGGACTGCCAGAATTGGTGCACGATGGACTCGTTGGTACCGTTGTCGAACCTAATGTAGCGGAAATTGTAAAAGGAATAGCATCTTTTTATGATCAAAATAAAGGAAGTGTCTTTCGTGAAAATATGAAAGAGGAAAAGAAAAAATATAGCTGGGATATCTTTGGTGAAGAAATAATTCGATTGGCGAAATAA